The following proteins are encoded in a genomic region of Arachis stenosperma cultivar V10309 chromosome 4, arast.V10309.gnm1.PFL2, whole genome shotgun sequence:
- the LOC130974436 gene encoding uncharacterized protein LOC130974436, whose translation MRDGRSVSRDHRHEKSPERRYNKKHHRSASRDLSRQHDSDEDRRYRNTKRTRNDHTIMGATPFTERILRAKLPKGFDKPTDMKYDGTKDPQEHLTAFEARMNLEGAADTVRCRAFPVTLAGPAIKWFNALPNGSIASFHDIARKFMAQFTTRITKAKHPISLLGVTQKQEESTRKYLDRFNDECLTVDGLTDSVASLCLTNGLMNEDFRKHLTTKPVWTMHEIQNVVKDYINDEEVSQVVAANKRQHANTQHGNSAPRHNPTPKENQRDHPRPTKRPPRIGKFSNYTPLTAPITEIYHQIADRGIIPRA comes from the coding sequence ATGAGAGACGGTCGCAGTGTCTCACGCGACCACCGACACGAGAAATCGCCGGAACGGCGATACAACAAGAAACACCACCGCAGCGCTTCCCGTGATCTAAGTCGTCAACACGATTCGGACGAGGATCGGAGATACCGAAATACCAAACGCACGAGAAACGACCACACCATAATGGGAGCTACACCCTTCACAGAAAGAATCTTAAGAGCGAAACTTCCCAAAGGTTTCGACAAACCCACCGACATGAAGTATGATGGAACCAAGGACCCTCAGGAACATCTAACGGCCTTCGAGGCCAGAATGAACCTAGAAGGAGCGGCCGACACAGTCCGGTGCAGAGCCTTCCCGGTAACCCTTGCCGGACCGGCGATCAAATGGTTCAACGCCCTCCCGAACGGATCCATAGCCAGCTTCCACGACATAGCACGAAAATTCATGGCCCAGTTCACGACCAGAATCACCAAAGCCAAACACCCCATCAGCTTATTAGGGGTCACACAAAAGCAAGAAGAATCCACAAGGAAATACCTCGACCGCTTCAACGACGAATGCCTAACGGTCGACGGACTCACAGATTCCGTTGCAAGCCTTTGCCTGACTAACGGGCTCATGAATGAAGATTTTCGCAAGCACCTCACTACTAAACCAGTATGGACCATGCACGAAATCCAGAACGTCGTCAAAGACTACATCAACGACGAAGAAGTCAGCCAGGTCGTCGCTGCCAACAAGCGGCAGCACGCCAACACCCAACACGGCAATTCGGCTCCCCGTCATAACCCAACACCCAAAGAGAATCAACGGGACCATCCCAGACCGACCAAACGGCCACCAAGAATAGGCAAATTCTCTAATTACACGCCCCTAACAGCACCAATTACGGAGATATACCATCAAATAGCAGATCGAGGCATCATTCCAAGAGCCTGA